A region of Maridesulfovibrio sp. DNA encodes the following proteins:
- a CDS encoding SHOCT domain-containing protein yields the protein MIETISSIFSFISGKYESNPHWDHWPFGPGYGDFWASVTKMLFVAVILGVIMIFLRVLYGPNGKFRDPDLDREAAEMREQALAKLEEDLKSGKISEVDYKFKKKRIML from the coding sequence ATGATAGAGACAATTTCATCCATTTTTTCATTTATATCCGGTAAATATGAAAGTAACCCCCACTGGGACCACTGGCCATTCGGACCCGGCTATGGTGATTTCTGGGCTTCTGTGACCAAGATGCTTTTTGTAGCAGTCATACTGGGCGTAATTATGATTTTCCTGCGCGTGCTCTACGGACCGAACGGGAAATTCCGAGACCCGGACCTCGACCGTGAAGCTGCCGAAATGCGTGAACAAGCTCTTGCCAAGCTTGAAGAAGACCTTAAATCCGGTAAAATATCCGAGGTTGACTACAAGTTTAAGAAAAAAAGAATCATGCTCTAA
- a CDS encoding TIM44-like domain-containing protein: MKLLGYLVLPLTVVCVLALSVGNADAKRFGGGRSFGSKPSFSNTYKKPTSTTASRTQTTGTNKQQGGFARPGMGLLGGLLAGTFLGSMFGGFGGMGGGFFNLLIIGLLVYLGFKFFRSRSRGADNMYQQGNYQRGPDRSQSNQNINNDPYARREQNAQNAWEHLSSRSAAGSAAPQEGPVVNTPAGFDEEEFLEGAKAVYTRLQKSWDSRDMADIEQFATADVVNEIKQQAKEDPGPSQTDVLMVNARLLEAKEEGGMTNATVFYDVLLREDPSQSQPSQVREVWHFIKPIGSDGMWKLDGIQQLED, from the coding sequence ATGAAACTACTCGGGTATTTGGTTCTTCCCCTTACTGTTGTCTGCGTGCTGGCCCTGTCGGTCGGAAATGCGGATGCGAAAAGATTTGGTGGCGGAAGATCATTCGGCAGCAAGCCATCTTTTTCAAACACATACAAGAAACCTACATCGACAACTGCTTCTCGTACGCAGACAACCGGTACGAATAAGCAGCAGGGCGGTTTCGCCCGTCCCGGTATGGGGCTGCTCGGCGGACTGCTGGCAGGAACTTTTCTCGGTTCCATGTTCGGCGGTTTCGGCGGCATGGGTGGCGGTTTTTTCAATTTGCTGATCATCGGTCTGCTTGTTTATCTTGGATTTAAATTTTTTAGGTCCCGCAGTCGTGGAGCAGATAACATGTATCAGCAGGGCAATTATCAGCGTGGTCCGGACAGGTCTCAGTCTAATCAGAATATAAATAATGATCCCTACGCTCGAAGAGAGCAGAATGCTCAGAATGCATGGGAGCATCTTTCTTCCAGGTCTGCAGCAGGTTCTGCGGCTCCGCAGGAAGGACCGGTTGTGAACACTCCTGCCGGTTTCGATGAAGAGGAATTTTTAGAAGGAGCTAAAGCTGTATATACCCGTCTTCAAAAGTCATGGGATAGCCGTGACATGGCGGATATTGAACAGTTTGCAACTGCCGATGTCGTAAATGAGATCAAGCAGCAGGCCAAAGAAGACCCCGGTCCGTCCCAGACGGATGTTTTGATGGTTAATGCAAGACTTCTGGAAGCAAAAGAAGAAGGCGGCATGACAAATGCCACTGTCTTTTACGATGTCCTGTTGCGTGAGGATCCATCTCAGTCTCAGCCTTCGCAGGTGCGTGAAGTCTGGCATTTCATAAAGCCCATCGGTTCTGATGGAATGTGGAAGCTGGATGGAATTCAGCAGCTCGAAGATTAA